From a single Eremothecium sinecaudum strain ATCC 58844 chromosome III, complete sequence genomic region:
- the PAH1 gene encoding phosphatidate phosphatase PAH1 (Syntenic homolog of Ashbya gossypii AFL195W; Syntenic homolog of Saccharomyces cerevisiae YMR165C (PAH1)) gives MQYVGRAIGSVTKSWSLINPATLSGAIDVIVVEHPDGELACSPFHVRFGKFQILKPSQKKVEVIVNDQLTNIPMKLGDSGEAYFVFETDSDLNNIPDELITSPVVSAASSPSSSPRQDNVSTDKKLPEPDFLDINDNSTAGASASTDTTGDYCSQYGRPATPAHVGLKETTSFEERINRKLNQKKIPSKLDNNGDLLLDIEGYKSSQYKVHDTDEMLKQLLQDELGKDNDISPFVKEDYNGNIRIINPYDSTTLGISPPVSPSMSSESLELIPSHNNGSEQNSDFTDSTPSRGTISTTLELNTGANYIKTIRLTSDQLRCLDLKYGENEVTFSVDKGKAVVNSKIFLWKWDVPIVISDIDGTITKSDALGHVMTMIGKDWTHSGVAKLFTEIRKNGYNIMYLTARSAGQADSTRSYLRSIQQGGCALPIGPVILSPDRTIAALRREVILKKPEVFKIACLNDIQKLYFKVLQSANVETNTTNDEQPTPFYAGFGNRITDALSYRTVGIPSSRIFTINPDGEVHMELLELTGLRSSYVLINELVDQFFPHVKQGMYFAVEEEVKNLSPTPGSPVYNPEERSFFRQYDEKFSDVNFWREPLLSVEDLSDITDDENAGNNPTGAASGGATTAISPPPSSSQIMPSMSLRDNLSADLGAPTDPTTLSSPDRLIKDNLESPSPHNITEQTSALSTLSLEQHGNQLPSSPTSLGHKYKSMHQDLSDEDYSQANDFTDDEFDEDEFDEDDFWS, from the coding sequence ATGCAATATGTTGGTAGAGCAATCGGATCAGTTACAAAGAGTTGGTCTTTAATCAATCCTGCCACACTCTCAGGAGCAATAGATGTTATAGTAGTGGAACATCCGGATGGAGAGTTAGCATGTTCACCATTTCATGTAAGGTTTGGGAAGTTTCAGATACTAAAACCGTCACAGAAGAAGGTTGAAGTGATCGTTAACGATCAGCTTACGAACATCCCTATGAAATTGGGCGATTCTGGAGAGGCATATTTTGTGTTTGAGACGGATTCAGACCTCAATAATATTCCAGATGAGTTGATAACTTCACCTGTGGTAAGTGCAGCCAGTTCTCCAAGCTCATCCCCTCGACAGGATAATGTTAGTACCGATAAGAAACTTCCTGAACCAGATTTCTTAGATATTAATGACAATAGCACAGCTGGTGCTTCTGCATCTACTGATACGACCGGTGACTACTGCTCACAGTATGGAAGGCCAGCTACTCCTGCGCATGTGGGGCTCAAGGAAACTACCTCCTTTGAGGAACGAATAAATAGGAAACTAAACCAAAAAAAGATTCCCAGTAAGTTGGACAATAACGGGGACTTGTTGTTAGACATTGAGGGTTATAAATCAAGTCAATACAAGGTTCATGATACCGATGAGATGTTGAAGCAATTATTACAGGACGAGTTGGGTAAGGACAATGACATTTCCCCTTTTGTAAAGGAGGATTACAACGGTAACATTCGCATAATTAACCCATACGATAGTACTACGTTGGGTATTTCACCTCCAGTGTCACCCTCAATGTCCTCTGAGTCGTTAGAATTAATCCCGTCTCACAACAACGGCTCTGAACAAAATTCAGATTTCACTGACTCGACACCTTCTCGAGGTACGATATCTACAACCCTGGAGCTCAACACTGGGGCCAACTACATCAAGACAATCCGTTTAACATCCGACCAGCTACGCTGCTTGGATTTAAAATATGGTGAAAATGAAGTGACGTTTTCTGTAGATAAAGGAAAAGCTGTTGTGAACTCAAAAATATTCTTATGGAAATGGGATGTTCCGATAGTCATATCTGATATAGATGGCACCATAACGAAATCTGATGCTCTAGGACATGTGATGACGATGATAGGGAAAGACTGGACGCATTCAGGTGTTGCCAAACTTTTCACGGAGATCCGCAAGAATGGTTACAATATTATGTACCTAACTGCGCGCAGCGCAGGTCAGGCAGACTCTACACGAAGTTATTTGAGAAGTATCCAGCAAGGCGGTTGCGCGCTTCCAATCGGCCCTGTGATCCTATCTCCAGACAGGACTATAGCGGCATTACGAAGGGAAGTCATTTTGAAGAAGCCTgaagttttcaaaattGCCTGTCTAAATGACATACAAAAGTTGTATTTTAAGGTCCTACAAAGTGCAAATGTCGAAACGAATACAACAAATGACGAGCAGCCCACTCCATTCTATGCAGGTTTTGGAAATCGTATCACCGATGCATTATCATACAGAACTGTCGGTATCCCAAGCTCCCGAATATTCACCATCAACCCAGATGGCGAAGTTCATATGGAATTGTTGGAGTTAACAGGCCTAAGAAGCTCATATGTCCTTATCAACGAACTCGTAGACCAGTTTTTCCCTCACGTCAAGCAGGGCATGTACTTCGCTGTCGAGGAAGAGGTTAAGAATCTCTCGCCAACACCGGGCTCCCCAGTGTACAACCCAGAAGAGAGATCCTTCTTCCGCCAATACGACGAAAAGTTTTCAGATGTCAACTTTTGGCGAGAACCACTTCTTAGTGTAGAAGACCTTTCAGACATCACGGATGATGAAAACGCCGGCAACAATCCCACAGGCGCAGCTTCTGGCGGCGCAACAACCGCAATATCCCCTCCGCCCTCATCATCCCAAATTATGCCCTCTATGTCGCTTCGCGACAACCTCAGCGCCGATCTCGGTGCCCCGACCGACCCAACAACCCTTTCGTCTCCTGACAGGCTCATTAAAGACAACCTAGAGTCCCCTTCCCCACACAACATCACAGAACAGACCTCGGCTCTGTCCACCCTCTCTCTAGAACAGCACGGCAACCAGCTGCCATCAAGTCCAACATCACTAGGGCACAAATACAAATCCATGCATCAGGATCTAAGCGACGAGGACTATTCCCAAGCAAACGATTTCACTGACGATGAATTCGACGAAGATGAATTCGACGAAGATGACTTCTGGTCATAG
- the MME1 gene encoding Mme1p (Syntenic homolog of Ashbya gossypii AFL196W; Syntenic homolog of Saccharomyces cerevisiae YMR166C), with protein sequence MFSPTSSIPVVGTSHDGRLHKLGDRMSVKHGGPPSEPGGNKEPEGRVSLLHCLIAGGIGGAIGDSAMHSLDTVKTRQQGAPGIQKYNKMISAYRVILAEEGIWRGLYSGYGAAMLGSFPSAAMFFGTYEFVKRTMIENWGINDTFSYLMAGFVGDLASSLFYVPSEVLKTRLQLQGRYCNPYFNSGYNYLHLTDAIKTIVRTEGYQALFFGYKATLIRDLPFSSLQLAFYERFRKWAFSLEGKPLEDRISFTSELLCGGLAGGLAGMLTTPLDVIKTRIQTQTSSDMPVGVSGSANSAKPSRISNSIFNGLYTVYKSEGFIGFTRGVGPRFIWTSVQSSIMLLLYQTTLQLMEDYNASSKLSN encoded by the coding sequence ATGTTTTCCCCAACTTCTTCTATACCTGTAGTTGGCACTTCGCATGATGGCCGTCTGCATAAGTTGGGCGATCGGATGTCGGTCAAACATGGAGGTCCACCATCCGAACCAGGAGGCAATAAAGAACCTGAAGGTCGTGTGTCGCTGCTGCATTGCCTTATTGCGGGTGGTATAGGTGGTGCGATTGGTGATTCAGCTATGCATTCACTGGACACTGTTAAAACTAGGCAACAAGGTGCACCGGGTATTCAAAAATACAATAAAATGATTTCAGCTTATAGAGTGATACTAGCAGAGGAAGGAATCTGGAGGGGGTTATACAGTGGTTATGGTGCAGCAATGTTGGGTTCGTTTCCTAGCGCAGCCATGTTTTTTGGTACATACGAATTTGTGAAGAGAACCATGATAGAAAATTGGGGAATAAACGATACGTTCTCATATCTAATGGCCGGTTTTGTTGGAGACCTTGCTTCCAGTTTGTTTTATGTCCCCAGTGAAGTTTTAAAGACACGGCTTCAGCTGCAAGGGAGGTACTGCAATCCTTATTTCAACTCGGGTTACAACTACTTACATCTGACAGACGCAATTAAGACGATAGTGCGTACAGAGGGATACCAAGCTCTATTTTTCGGCTATAAAGCGACGCTAATTCGTGACCTACCGTTCAGCAGTCTGCAGTTAGCGTTCTACGAACGTTTCAGGAAATGGGCCTTTTCTCTCGAGGGCAAACCGTTGGAAGACAGAATCTCTTTCACCAGCGAGCTTCTATGTGGCGGTCTTGCTGGAGGTCTAGCAGGTATGCTTACAACTCCCCTCGATGTCATTAAAACTCGAATTCAAACCCAGACTTCTAGCGATATGCCTGTCGGTGTCAGTGGATCTGCCAACTCCGCAAAGCCATCTAGGATATCTAACTCAATATTCAACGGTCTTTATACAGTATACAAAAGTGAAGGTTTTATTGGCTTTACCAGAGGTGTTGGTCCAAGGTTCATATGGACCAGTGTCCAAAGTAGTATAATGCTGCTACTGTACCAAACAACACTACAACTAATGGAAGATTATAATGCATCATCCAAGTTATCCAACTAA
- the QRI7 gene encoding putative N(6)-L-threonylcarbamoyladenine synthase (Syntenic homolog of Ashbya gossypii AFL197C; Syntenic homolog of Saccharomyces cerevisiae YDL104C (QRI7)) → MLRLIQSFRSLGVRHYKVLSIETSCDDTCVAILDRFDRNQAPKLLYNHSERLNSAEDGGIVPTKAHNHHQKNLAIIVKQALACTGSSIDLLCVTKGPGMRGALAVGLDFTKGLSVAWNKPLVGVHHMLGHLLLPRMESNGRHPQFPFLSLLVSGGHTMLVLTKSIVEHEILCDTIDIAVGDSLDKCAREIGIRGDMIAKEMERIIDQDIQQATSDQGVKIELPVPLRNQNGRMNMQAFSFSPFISAVKSNMPKPQEELSDNERRSMAYQIQEAIFSHVIRQLNVVLKFNGEALSGVKSFVCSGGVSANKRLRERLETELTKSFSFHYPDLELCTDNAVMIGWAGIELYENHNLATDLRVVPCRKWPLTNILDDPWWLKDSSNDR, encoded by the coding sequence ATGCTCCGACTTATACAGTCATTTAGAAGTTTAGGTGTTCGTCATTACAAAGTCCTTAGCATAGAAACGTCATGCGATGACACATGTGTTGCAATATTGGATAGATTTGATAGAAATCAGGCGCCGAAACTACTGTATAACCATAGCGAGAGGTTAAACTCGGCTGAGGACGGTGGTATTGTACCTACAAAAGCTCATaatcatcatcaaaaaAATTTGGCTATCATAGTTAAGCAGGCATTGGCCTGTACAGGTAGTTCCATTGATTTATTATGTGTTACCAAAGGCCCAGGAATGCGCGGAGCTCTGGCTGTTGGACTAGATTTCACCAAGGGTCTAAGTGTTGCGTGGAACAAGCCCCTTGTTGGTGTTCATCATATGTTGGGTCATCTTTTACTTCCCAGAATGGAGTCTAATGGAAGACACCCACAATTTCCATTTCTAAGTTTGTTGGTTAGTGGTGGACATACCATGCTAGTACTTACAAAAAGCATCGTAGAACATGAAATACTTTGTGATACTATAGATATTGCAGTGGGTGATTCCCTTGATAAATGCGCGAGAGAGATTGGTATTCGCGGAGACATGATTGCGAAAGAAATGGAACGCATCATCGATCAAGACATTCAGCAGGCTACTTCTGACCAAGGGGTAAAAATTGAGCTCCCCGTTCCTTTGCGGAATCAGAATGGCCGAATGAACATGCAAGCGTTCTCTTTTAGTCCGTTTATTAGTGCTGTGAAATCCAACATGCCAAAACCTCAGGAGGAACTTTCTGATAATGAACGCCGTTCAATGGCGTACCAGATACAAGAAGCTATATTCTCACATGTTATTAGGCAGCTAAATGTTGTCTTGAAGTTTAATGGTGAGGCTCTTAGTGGTGTCAAGAGCTTTGTTTGTTCAGGAGGTGTCAGCGCGAACAAAAGACTGAGGGAAAGGCTAGAGACTGAACTAACAAAAAGTTTCTCGTTTCATTATCCAGACCTGGAGTTATGCACTGATAATGCTGTAATGATAGGTTGGGCTGGGATTGAGTTGTATGAAAACCACAATCTAGCTACTGACTTGCGAGTGGTGCCATGTAGAAAATGGCCTTTGACTAATATTCTTGACGACCCATGGTGGTTAAAGGATAGCAGTAATGATCGTTAA
- the NSE4 gene encoding Smc5-Smc6 complex subunit NSE4 (Syntenic homolog of Ashbya gossypii AFL198W; Syntenic homolog of Saccharomyces cerevisiae YDL105W (NSE4)) has translation MVQEHNGVKKRRLDDSVERIEDSSAVGVEFQILQGYRNFEDEVVKDRASAARTGDIDLAMQRLDEVNALFNQAGGLNSSANTLYAQDSHAVMSVSELASISVRNLKLNSAGKVLNVDDMINAAKRYMLEDYFEINRIPMPSAGPEPTAGDDSQANKSEDDTSDQEENEFHKCSRQSQKNELQTSYLGNFEEYREFSTFNWLKMGTLFQNLSKMPATVDHMLGPLAIQKKQRVVTQRREMERVGQKITAEAVTNDSLNDNQSETTPEQVKKCFQVLMSKNGYKRINLFKFIIDPNSFARSIEHLFYTSFLIKEGRLVLEDDENGYPAVRPKEPLPSNPNEKEIERQRRTDAQQKHIIFQMDMPTWRKLIDKFKITESFLP, from the coding sequence ATGGTACAGGAACATAATGGTGTCAAAAAGAGGCGGTTAGACGATTCAGTCGAAAGAATTGAAGATTCGAGTGCTGTAGGCGTGGAATTCCAGATTCTACAGGGCTATAGGAATTTTGAAGATGAGGTAGTGAAAGATCGAGCTTCAGCAGCAAGAACAGGCGATATTGATCTAGCTATGCAACGTTTGGATGAAGTTAATGCATTGTTTAATCAGGCAGGTGGATTAAATTCCTCAGCTAATACTTTATATGCACAGGACTCTCATGCAGTAATGAGCGTTAGTGAATTAGCAAGCATTAGTGTTCGGAATTTGAAGTTAAATAGCGCAGGAAAGGTACTAAATGTAGATGATATGATAAATGCTGCTAAGAGATATATGTTGGAAGATTATTTTGAGATCAATCGCATACCGATGCCTTCGGCGGGACCTGAACCAACGGCTGGCGATGATAGCCAAGCTAACAAGAGCGAAGACGATACCAGTGACCAGGAGGAAAATGAGTTTCATAAATGTTCTCGTCAATCTCAAAAAAATGAGCTCCAAACATCTTATCTCGGGAACTTCGAGGAATATAGAGAGTTCTCGACTTTTAATTGGTTAAAAATGGGTACACTATTCCAGAATCTTAGTAAAATGCCAGCAACCGTAGACCATATGCTAGGTCCACTGGCTATTCAGAAAAAGCAGCGTGTGGTGACCCAGCGACGGGAGATGGAAAGAGTTGGCCAAAAGATTACTGCCGAGGCGGTTACCAATGATTCCCTTAATGACAACCAGTCTGAGACAACACCTGAACAGGTAAAAAAATGTTTCCAGGTGCTGATGAGTAAGAATGGATACAAGAGAATTAATCTCTTTAAGTTCATCATAGATCCTAACTCTTTTGCAAGGTCGATAGAACACTTATTTTACACTAGTTTCTTGATAAAGGAAGGGAGGCTTGTACTAGAAGATGATGAGAACGGATACCCTGCTGTAAGACCAAAGGAACCACTGCCGAGTAATCCTAACGAAAAAGAGATTGAACGACAGAGGAGAACTGATGCACAGCAGAAGCACATCATATTTCAAATGGATATGCCAACATGGAGGAAGTTGATAGATAAATTTAAAATTACAGAGTCTTTTTTACCTTGA
- the MLH1 gene encoding mismatch repair ATPase MLH1 (Syntenic homolog of Ashbya gossypii AFL199C; Syntenic homolog of Saccharomyces cerevisiae YMR167W (MLH1); 1-intron in Ashbya gossypii) — MGGISRIKALDSSVVNKIAAGEIIISPVNALKEMLENSIDAGATNIDIVVKSGGLRMLQITDNGSGIMKDDLAILCERFTTSKLTTFDDLAKIQTYGFRGEALASISHISKITVVTKVNDDVCAWKASYENGKMVDGPKPTAGKNGTVILVQDLFYNVPSRLRSMRSESEEYSKILDVVSRYAINTNGVGFSCKKHGEAQFTLTVRSNASCVDRINVVFGSQVSNSLLEINLPDIEAYGVTKVSGYVSNFIYNNKKGIPAIFFINNRLVSCDPLRRSLLQLYSNYLAKGNKPFIYLSLMIASENVDVNIHPTKREVRFLHEDDIIERIHNGIQDQLSKLDTSRSFKAGSLLSDAPSLAEVTTKPSPMTPAMAVKRKENRLIRTDSSQYKITNFLRSSQTSTSTIFATTARDKTQRSESKFSDKRIDASSGADNRDEASKNPAAKDDSTVKTLLNNTYNVVENERIAVNLKSIKCLKEDVDRDIHEELTGIFADMTYVGLVDETRRLASIQHGLKLFLVDYGSLCNELFYQIGLTEFANFGKIYLHEIEGNEGVPLVSLLSQIDSLEESKATEITKQLWSMREMLDDYFSIELIGDKSELENVRICCIPLLLKDYTPPLSKLPLFLYRMGTKVDWSSEKECLEGILKQLALLYVPEIIEHVDTDDETIDEETRIQYISRSEYLKNVLENVVFPTIKKRLLAPKKLLKDVIEIANLPGLYRVFERC, encoded by the exons ATGGGTGGCATTTCTCGAATCAAG GCCCTCGATTCTTCAGTCGTCAATAAGATAGCAGCAGGAGAGATTATAATCTCTCCTGTAAATGCGCTAAAGGAAATGCTGGAAAACTCCATTGATGCTGGTGCTACAAATATTGATATAGTAGTTAAATCTGGTGGCCTTAGAATGCTTCAGATTACGGATAATGGTTCAGGCATAATGAAAGATGACCTTGCTATACTGTGTGAACGATTTACTACTTCAAAATTGACAACATTTGATGATTTGGCCAAAATTCAAACATATGGTTTCAGAGGCGAAGCATTAGCAAGTATATCGCATATTTCAAAAATTACTGTTGTTACCAAGGTCAATGATGATGTCTGTGCTTGGAAAGCTTCTTACGAAAACGGCAAAATGGTGGACGGACCAAAACCGACTGCAGGTAAAAATGGGACTGTGATTCTTGTCCAAGATTTGTTCTATAATGTTCCTTCTAGGTTACGTTCTATGAGGTCAGAAAGCGAAGAATATTCCAAGATACTGGATGTTGTTAGTAGATATGCTATCAATACAAATGGAGTCGGGTTTTCATGTAAAAAGCATGGAGAAGCACAATTCACGTTAACGGTACGGTCTAATGCAAGCTGTGTTGACCGAATTAACGTTGTTTTTGGAAGTCAGGTTTCAAATTCACTGCTAGAGATTAATTTGCCAGATATTGAAGCTTATGGTGTGACAAAGGTTAGCGGTTACGTTTCCAACTTTATTTACAATAATAAAAAAGGTATTCCGGCCATTTTCTTTATTAACAATAGGTTGGTAAGCTGTGATCCCTTAAGAAGATCCCTCTTGCAGTTATACAGCAATTATCTTGCAAAGGGTAATAAACCTTTCATTTATTTGTCCCTCATGATAGCATCCGAAAATGTTGATGTGAACATACATCCAACGAAGCGAGAAGTGAGATTTCTACACGAGGATGATATAATAGAGAGAATTCATAACGGTATCCAAGATCAACTATCGAAGCTTGATACTTCCAGGTCTTTCAAGGCGGGAAGTTTGTTGAGTGATGCTCCATCGCTGGCCGAAGTCACTACAAAGCCTTCTCCAATGACGCCAGCTATGGCAGTTAAGAGGAAAGAAAATAGATTAATCAGGACTGATTCCAGCCAGTATAAAATTACGAATTTTCTTCGAAGTAGTCAGACTTCGACTAGCACTATCTTTGCCACAACTGCTAGGGATAAGACCCAGCGCAGTGAATCTAAATTCTCAGATAAACGCATAGATGCAAGTTCAGGGGCTGATAACAGGGACGAGGCTTCCAAAAATCCAGCAGCTAAGGATGATAGCACTGTTAAAACGTTGCTGAATAATACTTATAATGTAGTAGAGAATGAAAGAATTGCAGTGAATTTGAAAAGCATCAAGTGTTTGAAGGAAGATGTTGATCGTGATATTCACGAAGAATTGACGGGAATTTTTGCAGATATGACGTATGTTGGCCTAGTTGATGAAACTAGAAGATTAGCCTCTATTCAGCATGGACTGAAACTTTTTCTTGTGGATTATGGTTCGCTTTGTAATGAATTATTTTATCAAATTGGCCTGACTGAATTTGCGAACTTTGGTAAAATATACCTTCATGAAATTGAGGGTAACGAGGGAGTACCTCTGGTAAGCCTGCTATCACAGATAGACAGTTTAGAGGAGTCTAAGGCAACGGAAATTACAAAACAACTTTGGAGCATGAGAGAGATGTTGGATGATTATTTTTCTATCGAACTAATTGGAGACAAGTCAGAACTGGAAAACGTGCGAATATGTTGTATACCATTGCTTCTGAAGGATTATACACCGCCGTTGTCGAAATTACCCCTCTTTTTATATAGAATGGGAACAAAAGTTGACTGGAGCTCTGAAAAAGAATGCTTGGAAGGTATATTAAAACAATTAGCACTACTATACGTGCCTGAAATCATTGAACATGTAGATACAGATGATGAAACAATTGACGAAGAGACACGAATTCAATATATTTCTAGAAGTgaatatttgaaaaatgTTTTGGAAAACGTTGTTTTTCCAACCATTAAGAAAAGGCTACTAGCGCCAAAGAAACTACTCAAAGATGTAATTGAGATAGCCAATTTACCTGGTCTATACAGGGTCTTTGAAAGGTGTTAA
- the CEP3 gene encoding Cep3p (Syntenic homolog of Ashbya gossypii AFL200W; Syntenic homolog of Saccharomyces cerevisiae YMR168C (CEP3)) — MVFEPANRRLNHPCFVCTKRKVKCDKLVPCTNCVKRGEEKQCMELSKSKKYQTCSGIELDPRVVKLIQDYEYWIFKLGIMKNEKRDCNSVSQFEADIEEFKYWIQYLDMESSFKLLDYSMEKLGGLYFGCTGDIGELYFKLEEYWNRREVKDYKETIEECLWNGVLWSVLTLAVYYIPVRELKHILPPEPVYTWCHSDSSSSWSEELQSVLYESFLKVALFQLKRANFMQHPDIKVIQAYLILANTSFPQEAVFYSNGFLNHCIHVCKLLQIDNFKSNVSDSAAVRLAKLLAQKIWYKLSICDYLQTGPNKQLCIHTENDSLIKHAAYYEDLPNIDVYQSEDTFETLAWKLFSLDRDLEQYNMKKPTLKSLETIKRQLDIFTVKINALDDTDSFHSKFETFLSRLVLNLTYWKTCKLWYMYYGSMTCYEQMNTHAKIIIVLVLNNMKGEMLPFNKYPHVLYALGIMSAYYNIRRIIDESEECNQLAADLLELLDAIPKGSKNSRKNAIIQVLRRLQKLEALWKKVRVIDNGDPFFHPVFKILGNDINILQWEFNRISFTLGGGPFEDVAKVVDITNEAPKLRAVVKEFEDRYNILECIYPLSENP; from the coding sequence ATGGTATTCGAACCTGCTAATAGAAGGCTAAATCATCCTTGCTTTGTGTGTACCAAGAGGAAGGTAAAGTGTGATAAGCTAGTGCCATGTACGAATTGTGTAAAAAGGGGCGAAGAGAAGCAATGCATGGAATTATCGAAATCTAAGAAGTACCAAACTTGTTCTGGAATTGAATTAGACCCCAGGGTTGTTAAACTAATCCAGGATTATGAATACTGGATTTTTAAACTTGGTATAATGAAAAATGAGAAACGAGATTGCAATAGTGTCAGCCAGTTTGAGGctgatattgaagaatttaaGTACTGGATCCAGTATTTAGATATGGAATCTTCTTTCAAATTGTTAGATTATTCAATGGAAAAGTTAGGTGGGCTGTATTTTGGATGTACTGGGGATATTGGGGAGCTGTATTTTAAATTAGAAGAGTATTGGAACCGTAGAGAGGTTAAAGATTACAAGGAAACGATAGAAGAGTGCTTATGGAACGGAGTTCTGTGGTCAGTATTGACTTTAGCGGTATATTACATTCCTGTTAGAGAATTAAAACACATACTGCCACCCGAACCTGTTTACACCTGGTGCCATAGTGATAGCTCATCCTCTTGGTCAGAGGAATTGCAGTCTGTATTATATGAAAGCTTTTTAAAAGTAGCCCTATTTCAATTGAAGAGGGCAAATTTTATGCAACATCCAGATATTAAGGTAATACAGGCCTATTTAATTTTGGCGAATACGTCCTTTCCCCAGGAAGCTGTATTTTACTCCAATGGATTTTTAAACCACTGCATACATGTCTGTAAGTTGCTTCAAATTGATAATTTCAAGTCTAATGTGAGTGATTCTGCAGCTGTCAGATTAGCGAAATTGTTGGCCCAGAAAATATGGTATAAACTGTCTATATGTGATTACCTGCAAACAGGACCAAATAAACAACTTTGTATCCATACAGAAAACGACTCTCTCATAAAACACGCTGCATATTATGAAGATCTTCCTAACATTGATGTCTATCAAAGTGAAGATACATTTGAGACTTTAGCGTGGAAGCTATTCTCATTAGATCGAGATCTTGAACAATACAACATGAAGAAACCTACTTTAAAGTCATTGGAAACCATAAAACGTCAACTTGATATATTTACCGTGAAGATAAACGCTCTGGATGATACGGATTCTTTTCACTCGAAATTTGAGACTTTTCTGTCGAGATTAGTTTTGAATCTGACGTACTGGAAGACTTGTAAACTGTGGTATATGTATTATGGCTCAATGACCTGTTATGAACAGATGAATACACACGCAAAAATTATAATAGTATTAGTATTAAACAACATGAAAGGTGAAATGTTACCATTCAACAAATATCCACATGTATTATACGCATTGGGAATAATGTCTGCATATTACAATATTAGAAGAATCATCGATGAGTCAGAAGAATGCAATCAACTCGCAGCTGATTTGCTAGAGTTGTTAGATGCTATCCCAAAGGGATCTAAAAATTCAAGGAAGAACGCCATTATCCAGGTATTGCGAAGATTACAAAAATTAGAAGCACTTTGGAAGAAAGTCCGAGTAATAGATAATGGCGATCCATTCTTTCATCCTGTGTTTAAAATCTTGGGAAATGATATAAATATTCTACAGTGGGAATTTAATAGAATCTCTTTTACTTTGGGTGGCGGACCATTTGAGGATGTGGCAAAGGTTGTGGATATTACAAATGAAGCTCCAAAACTGAGAGCAGTTGTCAAGGAATTTGAAGACCGTTACAATATCCTTGAATGTATATACCCGCTATCCGAGAACCCTTAA